Within Lolium rigidum isolate FL_2022 chromosome 5, APGP_CSIRO_Lrig_0.1, whole genome shotgun sequence, the genomic segment tataatGGTTAATGAAAATAGAATTACTGGTAAAATCTGTTAGACTTGAATAACTAATACATATAAAAACAGCATACACGTGTATGCAGCTTTTGGTATACTAGAACATCACCGTGTGCGTTGTTGCGGAAATTGCCGGAGATATATATGACCGAGCAATTAATGTTGATGTTGCAGGGAATGGAATCGAGATAAGTTTATGAAACCTTAGAGGCACGTCTAATCAAAATATAGTTATTTTAATCATGGCATGTTAATCACAATTGAAAACAAAGTAAAACACGTAGAGCTCTTATTGTTCAACAAAAGTGCAAACACTTTGTGCGTACTATGACTAAATTTTACCAAATGAAATTTAGTTGTTAACATAATTATATTGAAAATATATAAAAAGTAAATAGTATATTTGTTCACCGTGTTGTGCTTAAATTTTGTATACTAAACTTGGTTGAGTTGTTTTTTTACTTGCATATCTAAACGCAAATATCTACTTTTTGCATGGATATGTGCAGACATATGACTCATGGTTTCCTAAAAAAAAGAGTACATATGGAAATGAATGTGAAATATGTAAGACTAATAATTGTATCTCTGTAGAGAAATAACCTATCAATGTATATAATTTGGAAAAGAATTTTTTACCTAATTTGGAAAAGAATGGACCACTCAGATTTTAATGATGATGTTGAAGCACGCATGCACACACGGTTATTCCATGACTTCCACTGGAGAATGGCGTCTCTCGAATGAGCTCTAAATTCGAGAACGTTGTTTACATCCTAAAAGTTGTTGACATTTTTTTCTTTAACATGTATGAAAAGTTTCTTGACTAAAAGACTATTGTCTCCTAGGCAAGAAACAAAATTTGCATTGTCAAATGAGCTTTTGGAGCACCAATTTTTTTTACACTGGTCACAAAAGacgtttttttcaaaaaaaaaaaagtagaattATGTGCGAACATAAGATATGGAAATTTACACTTATTAATTTTTTCATACTTTTTTATATTTGGAATGCCTTTGTTTCGAGGGGAGCATACACTACCGGGCTGCACTTTAAATGCTCACATTAGGAGAGAGTGAAGGATTGACCCGTGAGAAGTAGTCTAGATGAATTGTCTCTCGGGCCTCACAAGCCAAAGGGAGCAGGGGCAGATCTATGTTGAAGCAAAAGCGAACCATGACCCGCCCTGCCTAGCCCAAAACAATGAAGGATGAAAGCTAAAATAGGCCATCAAAGAAAAAAAGATGGGTTTTTCTTTGGGCTGGCCTGCCCAATATTTTTTGCCAAGATCCGCTAGTGAAAGGGAGTACATAATTTTCTAGGGAGATATTTGTAATGTTTATTATTGGAAGTTTACTGTGCATCACATTGAGATTACTTACTCCGTATCCTTATTGGCAGATGTCACATATCCAAAGACAAAAAACATACGTCTCATAGCCGGGCTAGTCTCCGCTAGCATCTTCCTATTGCTCACCGTAGCCGCATGGTTCAGTTATCGCCAATACCTGGAAAAAAAGGGTATACGCAGGCAAGAAGCTTCGGATGCAGTCCCTCTCGACCAAGATATGGACAAGGAGTTCGCGGGCAATGGACCTCGGAGATTCAGTTACAACGAGCTATCACGGGCGACACAAGGATTCTCGGACAAGGAGAAGCTCGGCGAAGGTGGGTTTGGGGCAGTCTACCGAGGTTTGTTACACGACCAGGGACTCCATGTGGCCATCAAGCGGGTCTCCAAGACGTCCAACCAGGGAAGGAGGGAGTACATTGCGGAGGTTACCACCATCGGCCGATTGAGGCATCGCAACCTTGTCCAACTCATCGGTTGGTGCCACAAAGCGGAGGAGCTCCTACTCGTCTATGAGCTCATGCAAAATGGCAGCCTCAACGACCATCTCTACGATTCCAAGAAAATGCTAACATGGCAAGTCAGGTACACACAGTATGATCAAATTGAGTATTTGTATCTTAGCCGAATTGTTTTTTAATTTAAGTTGAATGTTTCGAACGGCATTTTATGAATTATGTGCTACTCTAAATTTTATGTGCAACCTAAAGATGCACGAATGTTCGTGTGAAAAAAGCTTCACGAATGATCGTGTACAAGTGTAGGGTTCATGAATTGCAATCCATCAAAAGTGATATGTTTTGAGAGACGTATCAATCTTACATAAGAAGAGGTCAAATAAGGGGAAACCCATTTTGcgtcataggtgtagatgcacctaTTGCTAAAAAAACATATATTAATATGTCTAAAAAATCAGAAGAAAAATTCAGGGTGTACTTCCACACATTCTATGCCTGCACGGAAAGTGTCgtgaaaaaatattattttttgtggcATGTGTAAAACAGGACAATTTCTCGTACTCCAAAAAAGTTTTTTACGAGAtatttatttgtcttttttacataggccatatAAAATGTTTTTTCCTGCAAAAATTTGTGAGTTAATATAGGATATCCGGATGCACACTgagaatttttttaaatttttttaccattttaaaataaatttaaaatttatttttcCTAATAGGTTTATCTACACCTCTGAGCCGAAACGCCATGTCCATAAATAAGAACCTATAAAAAATCGTCTATGACACATAGGTCACAACTCACAACCAGCAAACACCACACTTTCAATAGTGGCCCAACAATTAGCAACCATTCTAGATACAACCACAAAGCCGCGGAAATTCAATTTTATACAGGATGCAGCATACACAATTTCAAGACCAAACTTCCGTTGACAGCTCAAGAAACAAACATggcaaaacaaaaatgaaaaattagGCTGATGAACACTGCTAACAATTTTGAATTGTCCACTGACACGTTTCACCGATTTGATTgatctttttttgtttcttcgtGTATGGATGGAGTCTTTAAATGAAACTTAAGATTTTTTTTGTAACATTTTGGTCGTAGTATATCTAGATGAGTCACTATCGAACATATCTTGTGTCACGTAATTTGCTTTTGACATTTGCCTGCTGAAATGCATAGGTACAAGATCATTGTTGGCATGGGCTCTGCGCTGATGTACCTGCACCAGGAGTGGGAGCAGTGCGTGGTGCACAGGGACATCAAGCCGAGCAACGTGATGCTCGACTCGTCGTTCAACGCCAAGCTGGGGGACTTCGGGCTGGCGCGCCTGGTCGACCACAGCCGCGGCGGATACACGACGATGATTGCCGGCACCAAGGGATACATGGACCCAGAGTCCGTGATGTCCGGCCGGGCCAGCGCCGAGACCGACGTGTACAGCTTCGGTGTCGTCCTCCTCGAGGTCGCCTGCGGCCGGAGGCCCGTCGTCCCGGAGCTGCAGGACGAGAACAGGGTCGTGCTTGTCGACTGGGTTCGTGACCTGTACCGGACGGGCACTCTGCTCGGCGCTGCGGACGCCCGGCTCGACGGCGACTTCGACGCGCAGGAGATGGAGCGCGCGCTGGTCGTCGGACTCTGGTGCGTGCATCCGGACTACGGCTTCCGGCCGTCCATTCGGCAAGCCATGAGCGTGCTCCAGTTCGAGGCGGCACCACCGGATCTCCCTCCGGTAACGATGTACGCGCCGCCGCGCGGAGGGTACGGGTCGAGCTACACGTCGTCTACTGCTGGCACCTCCAGCACCGGTGGGCGCTCGTTGACAAGTGACCAGACGACGAACATCCGTTCTTTTGCAACTGCCGACGCTACGAGCAGCACGGGGCCGATTGCGTCCACGACGAGCCAGAACGCCAGCACGACGGAGCATGTTCAGTCCACTCACTCTTCCTAGGAGTTCCGGCACAATTGTGTATTAATGTATTAATAATTATACGGCTAAGATATAGTTACTAGTTGTATATAGTTGGTTAAATTTGCAGTTACAAGTTACGATCTAGTTAAGGGTTATATCAGGTTAAATTTATATAATGTACACGGTGTTACTAGTATAATTTGTTTGGGAGTGACTATATAACAGCTGTTTGTTTTTCAATTCAAAAACAGACACTTTTTCAAAAGCAATTAAAATGTGACAGTTGTACTActaaaaaaatccatgaaaaaatGGTGCAATTAACCAAAAAGTGTCTGTTTTCATTGATGGGAAACAGACAGATTTTCTTCAGTACAGATTTCAGTTTGCAATTCTTACTTTCGAGTCCACATTGAGTTACAATGGCTCACTGTCTCAGCCCACGTTGCAGCCGTGTATGCCTAAGTCATGTGTTCTGATACCCAGAACATGCAAAGCACACAAAACTGGAACATGGAACACCTTTAAGCTCATAACACCTGATCGACCTTCTGTCCAGCAAGAAAACAGAACAGGAGCTCTACCATCCCTTCCACGGAAGAACTGCCACGAGGTTTttccttctctggttttgacagAAGACCTACTTCAATTTGCAAATTCTTTGCAGTCCAGGATATGCTCCTGAACTCCCTGTGATGCGAAAACATGAATTATGTTCTGTCAAATTCGAAACTACAAGTAAATGCAAAACTGAAAGTAGGGCTGGAGTTAGACACATGTATTAAGACCTCATTTTCTATACTTATTTAGTTGCACTTTCCTGGAACACAATACATGCAAATTACTCCTAGCAATCAATAAAAAATAAGTGCAAATACTGAACCAAAATAAGAACCAACCCCCACTCTTTGTGTCgttgtggtgaacagacagatgccataggatggcttaagttggggccgaatggacgctagaggattcgagagagggtttgtgattagatgggatgaacttccggatggtttcctcaagaacttagccaaggctagaggttgaagaagaaagacacaaggaagaactcgctctagatcatcttctttactgatctccacaggttacaagtttctcagtacatgtgtTCGTTGCTCGATCGATCccgagtacgggtgtgccccctctccttatataggggagagggtggcttacaggggaagaaaccctaatggcatctttgactagacaaactactttacaaagttactttaatcatagatgataccggggtcttctttaatcagggaggctgacgtcttccggcttctttcatcgtcatcctcctctttatcgtcacgcCTTCGTATAAAGCTTCttagcttagctcatctttgtcctctagctctggagagaatctttgaccagttctgCCGACATGCTCATCCTTCCGGTATCCCGGTATCTTCcttacccggttccggtatacccctcttggggataccggcttagctttacttagccaaactcttatcttcgtgctccggtatgaacattaaaccggtatcttgatggcctaaaccatccggtttggcatgcctttggcataccgggggtgatccccccaacattagtccccgaagctggtatagtctggcggattctatc encodes:
- the LOC124656691 gene encoding L-type lectin-domain containing receptor kinase IX.1-like, which produces MVMKRASKCLILLGFSYLILLISSCLPHVTSLSFDYNFSGPNILAGANLTYFNDSAPAIDRIDLTNSSRSWSTGRVAHGQPVSLWDDSTGRAASFTTNFTFLVKPVNSSSPASDGMAFFVEPYPSTMPMDATGGFLALFNNRDNKENAFPPTLGVEFDAFHNEWDPNGTNNHLGINVNDIRSKEYTPLPDGSFNGTMSVSIKYDAKGTTLSATLRFIDPPGETAHIVRANIDLRAEVGLPQNVSIGFSAAIGDLIEEHQILSWSFNSTLTDVTYPKTKNIRLIAGLVSASIFLLLTVAAWFSYRQYLEKKGIRRQEASDAVPLDQDMDKEFAGNGPRRFSYNELSRATQGFSDKEKLGEGGFGAVYRGLLHDQGLHVAIKRVSKTSNQGRREYIAEVTTIGRLRHRNLVQLIGWCHKAEELLLVYELMQNGSLNDHLYDSKKMLTWQVRYKIIVGMGSALMYLHQEWEQCVVHRDIKPSNVMLDSSFNAKLGDFGLARLVDHSRGGYTTMIAGTKGYMDPESVMSGRASAETDVYSFGVVLLEVACGRRPVVPELQDENRVVLVDWVRDLYRTGTLLGAADARLDGDFDAQEMERALVVGLWCVHPDYGFRPSIRQAMSVLQFEAAPPDLPPVTMYAPPRGGYGSSYTSSTAGTSSTGGRSLTSDQTTNIRSFATADATSSTGPIASTTSQNASTTEHVQSTHSS